From Pueribacillus theae, one genomic window encodes:
- a CDS encoding alpha/beta fold hydrolase, whose translation MITVEHDFTDNLPFLHVVLSEKKDEQLPGIIFVHGFESAKEHNLHYAYYLAKRGFRVLLPEAPLHGERKALMTESELNYSFWEIVLQMIKELEIFVNAFTHKDLLDKKRIGLAGTSMGGIITLGALTQYSWVKAAVSLMGSPSYEVLAKSKMASLKKDKNDIPFSEEDLEKLYTQLRKFDLSLQPDKLMQRPLLFWHSEIDEVVPFGPTFDFYLKCKKHYTDHPDRIHFIVDKTSGHKVSREGVIETVRWFERYI comes from the coding sequence TTGATAACTGTAGAACACGATTTTACTGATAACCTTCCATTTTTACATGTCGTTTTAAGCGAGAAGAAAGATGAACAGCTTCCTGGTATCATTTTCGTGCATGGGTTCGAGAGTGCGAAGGAGCACAATCTTCACTATGCCTACTATCTTGCGAAGCGAGGGTTTCGTGTACTTCTTCCAGAAGCTCCGCTGCACGGTGAAAGAAAGGCTCTTATGACGGAATCGGAATTAAATTACTCGTTTTGGGAAATCGTACTGCAAATGATTAAAGAGCTTGAAATTTTTGTGAATGCCTTTACCCACAAAGATCTTCTGGATAAGAAACGCATTGGCCTTGCAGGAACTTCTATGGGCGGAATTATTACGCTCGGTGCTTTAACCCAATATAGCTGGGTGAAAGCAGCAGTGTCCTTAATGGGCTCGCCCTCCTATGAAGTGCTCGCCAAATCGAAAATGGCCTCCCTTAAGAAAGACAAAAATGACATTCCATTTTCTGAAGAAGATCTTGAAAAATTGTACACTCAACTTCGCAAGTTTGATTTAAGTCTGCAACCTGATAAATTAATGCAGCGCCCTTTGTTATTTTGGCATAGTGAAATTGATGAAGTCGTTCCTTTCGGCCCAACATTTGATTTTTATTTAAAATGCAAAAAGCATTACACGGATCATCCCGACCGAATCCATTTTATTGTTGATAAAACGAGCGGTCATAAGGTATCACGCGAAGGTGTGATTGAAACGGTTCGCTGGTTTGAAAGGTACATTTAA